From Zavarzinella sp., one genomic window encodes:
- a CDS encoding MFS transporter, giving the protein MNLSTNWRWWVCGILFLATMLNYMDRMTVSLVATELKTRIQLNDVRYGNIERAFSWAFALGGISFGFLADRFGPRKLYPLVLFGWSCAGILTGFADYQFIQDWLQKADAPPGRGSYYWLLITRTMLGFFEAGHWPCALLTARAVLSASDRPLGNGVLQSGASVGAILTPFVIQGFRSAGFAWPVPFWVIGALGLLWIPLWLRVMKPAAFHTSNTPTTANTPALPPAVFYLRFSALLIVVICLNITWQFLRAWLPKFLKENKLYSEFEGNMITVGYFIAADIGCILSGFVVLWCVRRKCSLHTGRLISFAMCVMFVMCALAIPSLPKGWILLGCIFIVGAGILGLHPLYYALVQDLSLKSMGLFSGLLSAMSWFIVGFFQGRLGRHIETTGSYAIGFWIASLAPLLALFAIIGLWPREQRLLPTEKSGEE; this is encoded by the coding sequence ATGAACCTCTCAACCAATTGGCGCTGGTGGGTGTGCGGCATCCTGTTTTTAGCCACCATGTTGAATTACATGGACCGGATGACGGTTTCGCTGGTGGCCACCGAATTAAAAACCCGAATTCAACTGAATGATGTTCGTTACGGGAATATTGAGCGTGCCTTTTCGTGGGCATTTGCGTTGGGTGGCATCTCTTTTGGTTTTCTCGCGGATCGCTTTGGCCCCAGGAAACTGTACCCACTGGTTTTGTTTGGCTGGTCGTGTGCGGGTATCCTGACAGGCTTTGCAGATTACCAGTTCATCCAGGATTGGCTGCAGAAAGCCGATGCACCACCGGGAAGAGGATCGTATTACTGGCTGCTGATCACCCGCACGATGTTAGGTTTTTTTGAAGCTGGCCATTGGCCTTGTGCGTTGTTAACTGCACGTGCTGTACTCTCTGCTTCCGATCGCCCACTTGGCAACGGCGTACTGCAAAGTGGTGCGTCCGTGGGAGCAATTCTGACACCGTTTGTCATTCAGGGGTTTCGCAGTGCTGGCTTCGCCTGGCCGGTCCCGTTCTGGGTAATCGGTGCCTTGGGCTTGCTCTGGATTCCACTCTGGTTGCGAGTGATGAAACCCGCTGCTTTTCACACCAGTAACACACCAACCACAGCCAATACGCCAGCCCTTCCACCTGCTGTGTTCTACCTGCGTTTTTCCGCACTGCTGATCGTGGTAATCTGCCTGAACATTACCTGGCAATTCCTGCGTGCCTGGCTGCCGAAGTTTTTGAAGGAAAACAAACTGTACAGCGAATTCGAAGGCAACATGATCACCGTGGGCTATTTCATTGCTGCGGATATCGGTTGCATCCTTTCTGGCTTCGTCGTGCTATGGTGTGTCCGTCGAAAATGCAGTCTTCACACCGGCCGACTGATCAGTTTTGCAATGTGTGTGATGTTTGTCATGTGTGCTCTTGCCATCCCCAGTCTTCCGAAAGGATGGATACTACTGGGGTGCATTTTCATTGTTGGGGCTGGGATTCTTGGTTTACACCCACTGTATTACGCACTGGTACAGGATTTATCACTGAAGAGCATGGGGTTATTCAGTGGGTTACTATCTGCGATGTCCTGGTTCATCGTTGGCTTTTTCCAGGGGCGTCTGGGCAGGCATATTGAAACAACTGGCTCTTACGCAATTGGGTTCTGGATTGCCAGTTTAGCCCCACTACTGGCTTTGTTTGCTATTATTGGACTATGGCCACGTGAACAGCGATTGCTGCCCACTGAAAAATCGGGAGAAGAGTAA
- a CDS encoding type VI secretion system accessory protein TagJ, whose translation MDFYELLEEGRLSEALEHQLQQWRSSPGTLEVGIPLIIVQVMLGNWLEARQLLQAIPVMDQDEKEYLDIWSHLLTCDEARQQPNVVPTILGESLPWLPTWEKVFRLYDQEIPDSLLDEWEQLQENDDLFQGNLPGTINGEPFETFLDPDERWHPMLELFTERGWSVIPFPSVRVIDLQTTEDMMDLLYRYIEVRLHSGEIIRGRTPRFYRLTCQSNDPEIQSGVSTEFTEPNGLMCCRGERNWIIEEEPTSVMEDVSIEFPKVMRLF comes from the coding sequence ATGGATTTCTACGAACTCCTGGAAGAAGGCCGACTGTCCGAAGCCCTGGAACATCAACTCCAACAGTGGCGATCCTCCCCAGGCACTCTGGAAGTGGGAATCCCACTGATCATTGTGCAGGTGATGCTGGGTAACTGGCTGGAAGCCAGGCAATTACTGCAGGCAATCCCCGTGATGGATCAGGACGAGAAAGAGTACCTGGATATCTGGAGCCACCTGCTGACGTGCGACGAAGCCCGCCAGCAACCGAATGTTGTTCCCACGATTCTGGGCGAATCTCTCCCCTGGTTGCCCACGTGGGAGAAGGTTTTTCGACTCTACGATCAGGAAATCCCCGATTCCCTGTTGGATGAGTGGGAGCAATTGCAGGAAAACGATGATCTGTTTCAGGGAAATCTGCCTGGCACCATCAATGGGGAACCGTTTGAGACATTTCTCGACCCAGACGAACGCTGGCACCCGATGCTGGAACTGTTCACTGAACGTGGGTGGAGCGTCATTCCTTTTCCATCCGTGCGTGTGATCGACCTGCAGACCACCGAAGATATGATGGATCTGCTATATCGCTATATTGAAGTACGGTTACATTCCGGCGAAATCATCCGAGGCAGAACCCCACGGTTCTACCGATTGACCTGTCAATCCAACGATCCGGAAATCCAGTCCGGTGTCAGCACGGAATTCACCGAGCCGAATGGCCTGATGTGCTGCCGAGGGGAACGAAACTGGATTATTGAAGAGGAACCCACCAGTGTGATGGAAGATGTCTCGATCGAATTTCCTAAAGTGATGAGACTGTTCTAA
- a CDS encoding Gfo/Idh/MocA family oxidoreductase: MTTPFGFAIIGCGMISRFHVHAIRDVPNAHLTAVLTRNPDNAAALFKDTYHEPVPVFTDLATMLAAPGIDAVIITTPSGAHLEPAIAAANAGKHVVVEKPLEITPDRCDQIIAACEKNGVQLCTIFPSRFHDANIALKNAVDQGKFGRLTLGETTCKWWRDQKYYDEGGWKGTKALDGGGALMNQAIHNVDLLLWMMGDVARISGFTATLAHERIEVEDTAVACLQFKNGALGVIQATTSVHPGLPKTIAIHGDAGSVVVEQEDILRWDFKAEVPEDALIRQQFAQKQGLSGGSSDPKAISHTGHARQLTDFVEAIRTGTKPKVDGTEGRKAVAVICAIYESMATGKAISLV; encoded by the coding sequence ATGACTACTCCTTTTGGCTTTGCCATCATTGGCTGCGGGATGATCTCGCGGTTTCACGTACACGCAATCCGCGACGTTCCGAATGCCCACCTGACAGCGGTGTTGACTCGAAATCCCGATAATGCCGCTGCATTGTTCAAGGATACCTACCACGAACCGGTACCAGTGTTTACCGATCTGGCTACGATGCTGGCCGCACCGGGAATCGATGCGGTGATCATCACCACCCCGAGTGGAGCCCATCTGGAGCCTGCAATTGCGGCAGCAAATGCTGGCAAGCACGTGGTGGTGGAAAAACCTCTGGAAATTACTCCAGATCGGTGCGACCAGATCATTGCGGCCTGTGAGAAAAACGGCGTGCAGTTATGCACCATATTCCCATCACGGTTTCACGATGCGAATATCGCATTGAAAAATGCTGTCGATCAGGGGAAGTTTGGTCGCCTGACTTTGGGCGAAACCACCTGCAAGTGGTGGCGCGACCAGAAATATTACGATGAAGGCGGCTGGAAAGGCACCAAAGCCCTCGATGGTGGGGGTGCATTGATGAATCAGGCAATTCATAATGTCGACTTATTGCTGTGGATGATGGGCGATGTGGCACGGATTTCCGGATTCACCGCGACTTTAGCACACGAGCGGATCGAAGTAGAAGATACCGCAGTGGCCTGCCTGCAATTCAAAAATGGTGCACTGGGCGTCATTCAGGCAACGACCAGCGTACACCCGGGACTGCCCAAAACGATTGCCATTCACGGCGATGCTGGCTCGGTAGTGGTGGAACAGGAAGATATTCTCCGTTGGGATTTCAAAGCGGAAGTACCGGAAGATGCCTTAATTCGACAGCAGTTTGCCCAAAAACAAGGTCTGTCTGGTGGTTCCAGCGACCCGAAAGCAATCAGCCATACTGGCCATGCCCGCCAGTTGACCGATTTTGTGGAGGCAATTCGTACAGGCACAAAACCTAAAGTAGATGGCACCGAAGGCCGCAAAGCAGTGGCAGTGATCTGTGCAATCTATGAATCGATGGCGACTGGCAAAGCAATTTCACTGGTATGA
- the hemL gene encoding glutamate-1-semialdehyde 2,1-aminomutase → MNRELSTAAFARAKKVIPGGVNSPARAFGAVGGEPIFIAKAEGPYLYDLDGNKYLDYIGSWGPMILGHAHPEVVAAATQAAARGSSYGAPCEAETELAELICELVPSIEMVRMVSSGTEAAMSAIRLARGATGRNVIVKFAGCYHGHVDALLVAAGSSALTHGVPSSPGVPAGCTADTVVLPYNCVTSLTELFAHRGAEIAGVMLEPVAGNMGLIQPTPEFRSALREITRTYGALLIYDEVMTGFRLSLAGAQGVYGDDPDITVLGKIVGGGYPVGAYGGKAHLMQQIMPAGKVFQAGTLSGNPVAMAAGLTTLKILRDSPPYERLNQLGAKLEEGIRQAAANIGVPYQFNRIGSMWTLFFTETPVVDLVTAQTSDTKKFGAFFWEMMNRGIYLPCSQFEAAFNSTMHDDAEIAGTIKAVRESFRALSRR, encoded by the coding sequence ATGAATAGAGAACTTAGTACTGCCGCCTTTGCCCGTGCCAAAAAAGTGATCCCAGGTGGGGTGAACAGCCCCGCACGCGCCTTCGGTGCGGTGGGTGGGGAACCCATTTTCATTGCCAAAGCCGAAGGGCCGTATCTGTACGATCTGGATGGCAACAAGTACCTCGATTACATTGGTTCGTGGGGCCCGATGATCCTTGGCCATGCCCACCCGGAAGTGGTGGCTGCTGCCACGCAGGCTGCTGCACGTGGGAGTAGTTATGGCGCACCCTGTGAGGCTGAAACGGAACTGGCCGAACTGATCTGCGAACTGGTTCCCAGTATCGAAATGGTGCGGATGGTCAGTTCGGGAACGGAAGCGGCAATGAGTGCCATTCGCCTGGCACGTGGGGCAACTGGCCGGAATGTGATCGTCAAATTTGCGGGGTGCTACCACGGTCATGTGGATGCGTTGCTGGTGGCAGCAGGCTCCAGTGCCCTGACGCACGGAGTGCCTTCCAGTCCAGGTGTACCTGCTGGCTGCACCGCAGATACTGTCGTGCTTCCCTACAACTGTGTGACCAGTCTGACGGAACTTTTTGCCCACCGTGGGGCGGAAATTGCTGGTGTGATGCTGGAACCAGTTGCTGGAAACATGGGGCTGATTCAGCCCACGCCTGAATTTCGTTCTGCTCTGCGCGAAATCACCCGCACGTACGGTGCGTTGCTGATTTACGATGAAGTGATGACCGGGTTTCGCTTGTCTCTGGCAGGTGCCCAAGGTGTTTACGGCGATGATCCCGATATCACCGTGCTCGGCAAAATCGTCGGAGGTGGTTATCCCGTAGGTGCTTACGGCGGCAAAGCCCACCTGATGCAGCAGATTATGCCTGCAGGCAAAGTATTTCAGGCTGGCACACTGAGTGGCAATCCCGTCGCGATGGCTGCGGGGCTGACAACGCTGAAAATTCTGCGGGATTCCCCACCCTACGAGAGGCTGAACCAGTTGGGTGCCAAACTGGAGGAAGGTATCCGACAGGCCGCAGCCAATATTGGGGTGCCGTACCAGTTCAATCGAATCGGCAGCATGTGGACACTTTTCTTCACCGAAACCCCCGTGGTCGATCTGGTGACCGCACAGACGTCCGATACCAAAAAGTTTGGTGCATTTTTCTGGGAAATGATGAACCGTGGTATTTACCTGCCATGCAGCCAGTTTGAGGCAGCGTTTAATTCCACGATGCACGATGATGCGGAAATTGCTGGCACGATCAAAGCCGTGCGGGAATCGTTCCGGGCACTTTCAAGGCGCTGA
- a CDS encoding Type 1 glutamine amidotransferase-like domain-containing protein has translation MMHHRILISLVLLSVHLQFSYADDLYPEKIPGTLHLFGANYLTPELRTDFVDTLSEKEPKLVVLLAPENEKVDLDARLAGWKHDKWASTKLVALKSADDAENEENRKAIQAASVLSIETGNLEILRKAFSSNKLRELLQAHVRAGKTILIEGAAAGLVGSLELSQTYPRIQTAPGLGLLEQFCVVPFAFSRDRLDILQQAMRLKPGYVGFGLDTNTYVRVNGRQIIVQGTTGAVVVQNDQQRRVASTQVLGNRQFADIFALRRTAYYRKTGTFPEKSPSPPEVKKGTLVIVGGGGTPPDALKAFVEAAGGVEKQFVVVATAYGDELPKKVFEVGMLRQAGVKNIHVLHTTSRTEANSEEFSKILTKTDGLWFSGGRHWRFIDSYADTLCEKRFREVLDRGGVIGGSSAGASIQADYMPRAHPLGNLEIMAEGYEKGFGYLPGTAIDQHFFARKRPKDMTYLMENHPQYLGIGLDEGTAIIVRGTVCEVVGRSKVAFYDRSSLPPTATPDYLELKSGDRYDLKNRKQLPAK, from the coding sequence ATGATGCACCATCGCATTTTAATTTCATTAGTCCTGCTGAGCGTCCATCTACAGTTCTCTTACGCAGATGATCTGTATCCGGAAAAAATACCGGGCACACTGCACCTTTTTGGGGCCAATTACCTGACACCGGAACTCCGCACGGACTTTGTCGATACGCTCAGCGAAAAAGAGCCCAAACTGGTGGTGCTGCTCGCACCGGAAAATGAGAAAGTGGATCTCGATGCCCGCCTGGCTGGCTGGAAGCACGATAAGTGGGCCAGCACAAAACTGGTGGCGCTGAAATCGGCTGACGATGCTGAAAATGAAGAAAACAGGAAAGCAATTCAGGCCGCCAGCGTGCTTTCAATCGAAACCGGCAATCTGGAGATTCTTCGTAAAGCCTTTTCCAGCAACAAGTTGCGGGAATTATTGCAGGCCCACGTGCGTGCAGGGAAAACCATTCTTATCGAAGGTGCCGCCGCTGGCCTGGTGGGCAGTCTGGAACTCAGCCAGACCTACCCACGAATTCAAACGGCACCTGGCCTGGGTCTGCTGGAACAATTCTGCGTAGTACCGTTTGCCTTCAGTCGCGATCGACTGGACATTCTGCAACAGGCAATGCGCCTGAAGCCAGGCTACGTGGGGTTTGGGCTGGATACGAACACATATGTGCGTGTGAACGGTCGGCAGATCATCGTGCAGGGTACCACGGGTGCTGTGGTGGTGCAGAACGATCAACAGCGACGGGTGGCCAGCACACAAGTTCTTGGAAATCGGCAATTTGCGGATATTTTTGCCCTGCGGCGAACGGCTTATTATCGCAAAACGGGAACATTTCCGGAAAAATCTCCCTCCCCTCCAGAAGTGAAGAAGGGAACGCTGGTGATTGTGGGTGGCGGTGGCACCCCACCGGATGCACTGAAAGCATTTGTGGAAGCCGCAGGTGGTGTTGAGAAACAGTTCGTAGTGGTAGCCACTGCATACGGAGATGAACTTCCCAAAAAGGTATTCGAAGTTGGCATGTTACGTCAGGCGGGCGTGAAGAATATCCATGTGCTGCATACCACCAGCCGCACGGAGGCGAATTCGGAAGAATTTTCCAAAATCCTGACCAAAACAGATGGGTTGTGGTTTTCTGGTGGCAGGCACTGGCGCTTTATCGATTCCTATGCGGACACCTTGTGCGAAAAGCGATTTCGCGAAGTTCTCGATCGTGGTGGTGTGATTGGTGGGTCGTCTGCTGGTGCCTCGATTCAGGCAGATTACATGCCACGTGCCCACCCGTTGGGAAATCTGGAGATTATGGCAGAAGGCTATGAAAAAGGTTTTGGGTATCTACCAGGAACTGCAATTGATCAGCACTTTTTTGCCCGCAAACGACCAAAAGATATGACCTATCTGATGGAAAACCACCCACAGTATCTGGGGATAGGACTCGATGAAGGCACCGCAATTATTGTGCGTGGCACCGTCTGCGAAGTGGTGGGACGCAGTAAAGTCGCCTTTTACGATCGCAGTTCGCTGCCCCCCACCGCAACGCCAGATTATCTCGAACTGAAATCGGGCGACCGGTACGACTTGAAGAACCGCAAACAGCTACCAGCGAAGTAG
- a CDS encoding secondary thiamine-phosphate synthase enzyme YjbQ — translation MKSHTEYLTFQLPARMAFQNITPKIEEIVHKSGVQEGLVLCNAMHITASVFINDDEPGLHEDYKKWLEELAPFDPSPERYAHNRTGEDNADAHMKRQIMGREVVVAITEGKLDFGPWEQIFYGEFDGRRPKRVLVKIIGE, via the coding sequence ATGAAATCACATACGGAATACCTGACCTTCCAATTGCCGGCCCGCATGGCTTTTCAGAACATCACGCCGAAGATCGAAGAGATTGTTCACAAAAGTGGGGTCCAGGAAGGCCTTGTTTTGTGCAATGCAATGCACATTACCGCATCTGTTTTTATCAATGATGATGAGCCTGGTCTCCACGAGGACTACAAGAAGTGGCTGGAAGAATTAGCTCCTTTTGATCCCTCCCCGGAACGCTATGCCCACAATCGCACGGGCGAGGACAACGCCGACGCCCACATGAAGCGGCAGATCATGGGTCGGGAAGTCGTCGTCGCCATCACAGAAGGGAAGCTGGACTTTGGACCCTGGGAGCAAATCTTCTACGGCGAGTTCGATGGTCGCAGGCCCAAGCGGGTGTTGGTGAAGATCATCGGGGAGTGA
- a CDS encoding lysophospholipid acyltransferase family protein, with product MSKKHHPQRDYAVYLVVRFVAAILQALPLHVGVSFARFLGWFAYQVDKRHREVARDNIRHAFPHLANQPERVDAMVRGCYHHFCLMLVELMFIPRRLHQENWRKYCSEKNLGAVLDRLVAERPLLIVTCHFGNWEVAGYVMGTTGFRSYAIARVLDNPHLEKYLKQFRQKTGQTILAKKGDFDQITSVMDANGKIATLGDQDAGPRGLFVDFFNRPASTHKAVALMSIQFNAPMVVVGVPRVGGPMQYEIICEEVIDPIDYVNESNAVKKMTERFTQAIERLVVQHPEQYFWLHRRWKHQPAAKTKPKMSAIS from the coding sequence ATGAGCAAAAAACACCATCCCCAGCGGGATTATGCCGTTTACCTGGTGGTGCGTTTTGTGGCAGCTATTCTGCAGGCTCTCCCACTGCACGTAGGAGTGTCATTCGCACGATTTCTTGGGTGGTTTGCATATCAGGTCGACAAACGCCACCGTGAAGTGGCACGCGACAACATTCGCCACGCCTTCCCCCATCTCGCCAATCAACCGGAACGGGTGGATGCGATGGTCCGTGGGTGCTACCACCATTTTTGCCTGATGCTGGTGGAACTGATGTTTATCCCACGTAGACTACACCAGGAAAACTGGCGCAAATACTGCTCTGAAAAGAACTTAGGTGCAGTGCTTGATCGGCTCGTTGCAGAACGACCGCTATTGATTGTGACCTGCCACTTTGGAAACTGGGAAGTAGCTGGTTATGTGATGGGCACCACCGGTTTTCGATCGTATGCGATTGCCCGCGTGCTGGATAATCCCCACCTGGAGAAGTATTTGAAGCAGTTTCGCCAGAAAACCGGGCAGACTATTCTGGCTAAAAAAGGCGATTTCGACCAGATTACCTCCGTGATGGATGCAAACGGCAAAATTGCCACCTTGGGGGATCAGGATGCGGGCCCACGTGGGCTGTTCGTTGATTTTTTCAATCGCCCCGCATCCACCCATAAGGCAGTGGCACTGATGTCGATCCAATTTAACGCACCGATGGTGGTAGTGGGAGTCCCACGTGTTGGTGGGCCGATGCAGTATGAAATCATCTGTGAAGAGGTCATCGACCCCATCGACTATGTCAATGAATCGAACGCCGTGAAAAAGATGACAGAACGATTTACGCAGGCCATTGAACGCCTGGTGGTGCAGCACCCAGAGCAGTATTTCTGGCTGCACCGACGCTGGAAGCACCAACCTGCGGCAAAAACTAAACCAAAAATGAGTGCCATCTCATGA
- a CDS encoding sulfatase, translated as MKISSKLLIAIIAIFQFFLYSPLFAADRPNVLMIAVDDLASVLSCAGHPVCKTPNIDRLAKRGVLFNRAYCQIPLCNPSRASILTGLRPDDTTVYDLDRHFRTSLPKHVTLPQLFRNAGWETFRIGKIYHYDVPKGIGTNGLDDGPSWDSVLNPKGADVDEENLIVNPTPQKPVSAALSWLAAEGKDLEQTDGKIAQRAAEWLAKQHLKPFFLAVGFFRPHTPYVAPKKYFEMYPLEKIKLPPVPKSSGKLPAPTWAHNHLTPNYGLDAKTCRQALQAYYASVSFVDAQIGFVLDALDKAQLAEKTIIVLWSDHGYHLGEHGGMWQKRSLFEESTRSPLIFCTPNAKGNGSVCNRVVEFVDIYPTVAELAGLKHPALAGRSLTPLLKEPHATWEHPAFSQILRPETEKYPTAMGRTIRTARWRYTEWNEGELGAELYDHESDPKEAKNRFGDPEFLKVWQGLKKQFPKNVSGTVPTTPVNPKRL; from the coding sequence ATGAAAATCAGTTCAAAATTACTGATTGCGATTATTGCAATATTCCAATTTTTTTTATATAGCCCACTTTTTGCAGCAGATCGCCCAAATGTACTGATGATTGCGGTAGACGACCTGGCCAGTGTGCTCAGTTGTGCGGGGCACCCTGTGTGCAAAACACCCAACATAGACCGTCTGGCGAAACGTGGGGTACTATTCAATCGGGCCTACTGTCAAATCCCGCTGTGTAACCCCAGTCGGGCTTCCATTCTGACTGGCCTAAGACCCGATGATACAACGGTTTACGATCTTGATCGGCATTTCCGTACATCACTGCCCAAGCATGTCACCTTGCCACAATTGTTTCGGAACGCGGGCTGGGAAACTTTTCGAATTGGCAAAATTTACCACTACGATGTGCCGAAAGGGATTGGTACCAATGGCCTGGATGATGGCCCATCCTGGGATTCGGTGCTTAATCCCAAAGGTGCGGATGTTGATGAGGAAAATCTCATTGTCAATCCGACTCCACAGAAACCGGTCAGTGCCGCACTCAGCTGGCTCGCAGCAGAAGGCAAAGATCTCGAGCAGACAGATGGTAAAATCGCCCAGCGTGCGGCAGAATGGCTAGCCAAGCAGCACTTAAAGCCATTTTTTCTGGCAGTAGGCTTTTTTCGCCCCCATACACCGTATGTGGCACCGAAAAAGTATTTTGAGATGTATCCACTGGAAAAAATCAAGCTGCCTCCAGTTCCCAAATCCAGTGGGAAATTGCCAGCACCCACCTGGGCCCACAATCATCTGACACCCAACTACGGGCTGGATGCCAAAACCTGTCGGCAGGCACTCCAGGCGTACTATGCAAGCGTCAGTTTTGTCGATGCCCAAATTGGTTTTGTACTTGATGCCCTGGATAAGGCACAACTTGCTGAAAAAACCATCATTGTGCTCTGGAGTGATCATGGCTACCATTTAGGTGAACATGGGGGAATGTGGCAAAAGCGGTCACTGTTCGAAGAATCTACCCGCAGCCCGCTGATTTTTTGTACACCGAATGCCAAAGGAAATGGCAGCGTCTGCAATCGCGTGGTGGAATTTGTGGATATTTACCCCACCGTAGCAGAACTCGCTGGATTAAAACACCCAGCCTTGGCTGGTCGATCTTTGACACCGCTGTTGAAAGAGCCCCACGCCACGTGGGAGCATCCAGCATTTTCACAAATTCTTCGACCGGAAACAGAAAAATACCCCACAGCAATGGGCAGAACGATTCGCACCGCACGCTGGCGGTATACCGAATGGAATGAAGGGGAGCTGGGTGCAGAATTATACGACCACGAATCCGACCCCAAGGAAGCAAAAAATCGATTTGGTGATCCTGAATTCCTCAAGGTGTGGCAGGGCTTGAAAAAGCAGTTTCCCAAAAATGTATCTGGTACTGTGCCCACAACGCCCGTGAATCCTAAGCGATTGTAA
- a CDS encoding creatininase family protein: protein MELLELTSPQVNRLPRHTPIIFPVAALEQHGPHMPLFTDSILLQGVLDLVKQKPIAEQVLFAPLQWLGNSEHHLDHPGTMSASPRVYLDLLRDQAENFLCHGFTRLVFINGHGGNIVPMQQATFELRQKYRQQKNLLLLTTTYWTTGGSPTVEMPELYQQEMGHACEWETSMMLHLRPNLVQGNWQELPEVPFGQGFTPAHRAWVMPDRSAPGYIGHPAKAAPTKGAELAQFFAGGVVNLLEKICHWNGEGWDA, encoded by the coding sequence ATGGAATTACTGGAACTCACATCGCCGCAGGTAAATCGACTGCCCAGGCACACGCCCATCATTTTTCCTGTTGCTGCACTGGAGCAACACGGCCCCCACATGCCCTTGTTTACAGACAGCATTCTGTTACAGGGTGTGCTGGATCTGGTGAAACAAAAGCCAATTGCAGAACAAGTGTTGTTTGCCCCACTTCAGTGGCTGGGGAATTCCGAACACCACCTGGACCATCCGGGGACGATGTCTGCTTCACCCAGGGTTTACCTGGATCTGCTGCGGGATCAGGCGGAGAACTTTTTGTGCCATGGTTTTACAAGATTAGTCTTCATTAATGGCCACGGTGGGAATATTGTGCCGATGCAGCAGGCGACCTTTGAACTTCGCCAGAAGTATCGGCAGCAAAAGAACTTACTGCTGTTGACCACCACTTATTGGACCACAGGGGGCTCTCCCACGGTGGAGATGCCGGAATTGTATCAGCAGGAAATGGGCCACGCCTGCGAGTGGGAAACTTCGATGATGCTGCACCTGCGTCCGAATCTGGTGCAGGGTAACTGGCAGGAATTGCCCGAAGTTCCTTTTGGCCAAGGGTTTACGCCAGCACACCGGGCATGGGTGATGCCGGATCGCTCCGCACCTGGGTATATTGGGCATCCGGCGAAGGCGGCACCCACAAAAGGTGCTGAACTTGCACAATTTTTCGCTGGTGGTGTGGTCAATCTGCTGGAAAAGATATGTCACTGGAACGGTGAAGGGTGGGATGCATGA